ctctctctttttcctctcactaGGTGTTCCCACTATCCCCTACACACATGTGCCAGGTCTCATCAATTTTCAGACATAATATTTCAAACTGCTCTCTCCATTTCAAGAAATCCAGCACTTTGtcgggaaaagaaaacaactgaaaGCTTAAAGACAGGCTCACAAGCACCCATGCTATGTGATATGAGCTCCGAAAGGTAACAATTGTTCCAAATCTCAAACCAGTGACTTGCAATACAGCGATCTCTAACACAACTTCATGCAAGGCAAAAGTCACACCATCAagcatatctttttttttttttacatttgagttGGAAACAGCTGGATGGCATTTGTCAGGTGAAATCCATGGATAGagaacagatgtgtgtgtatttcaacCACATATCAGAGACAAAGGCTTAGCCACACAGCCTTTTGAAGATCACTGGCACACAAGAGCTTTTCGCCTCTCTAGGCCCACTGGGTGGCAAGCCAGTTGAGCACTTCCAATATGTCATCCTTCTCCCTCTCGAGGCCTGGGACTTGTCATGCCTAGCGCCTGCCACAAAGACTCCACCTTAAGGTGAGAAAAACTCAgaaaatgcatagaaatgttaaagaaagcaaaaccactttctttaaaataagtGTGACACTGATAAGGACGTGGTGCTACTCCATAGCATACTGACCTAGGCCGCGGGAGGCCACATCTGTAGCAATGAGGATTGGAGCTTTGCCATATCGGAACTCTGAAGAAGGAGAGACAGtattctttttaaatttaaattacagGGCACCCAGTGAAGATGAATCCTGTGAATATTCTTAAAATTTTACTGGCTTCTCACCATTAAGGACCCAGTCCCTCTCCTGCTGGCTCTTGTCTCCATGAATTCCCATTGCTGGCCACCTGTGACAGACCGATTGAGCATTAAACATCATGAACAAATCAGCTTGAACAaaattcagtgtgtttgtgtccaatAGCCAACAAGGAGGAGCAATGAGAACATGAACtttacagattaaaaaaagaatgaacagCTTTGAATGGATGGGAGATGTGGAGATCCTTACCCATCTCGTCTCATCCTCCTGGTGAGCTCATCACAACGCCTTTTGGTCTCCACAAAGATGATGGTCTTGTTCTCCTTTTCACTCATAATCTCCTCCAGCAGACGGATCAGTCTAACAGAGAATACAACAGAGTGTTAGGCCAAACTCATTCTCATCACATAAATCGATCAACTAATACTGAAAGATAACTACTGACTTGTCCTCCTTCTCCATGTCATTGCAAACATCAACTATCTGCAGGATGTTGTGATTAGCACTGAGCTGTAGTGCTCCAATATTAATCTGGACATAATCCTTTAGGAAGTCCTCAGCCAGCTGGCGAACTTCCTTGGGCCAGGTGGCGCTCCACATCAGAGTCTGGCGGTCTGGCTGGTTAGGACAAGAGAAAGGACTTGTAAAACTTGTAATTTTGGCTGCTTAGATATTTATCAGTTGGATTTTTTAAGAATGCACCAGTTGGACATTACAGTGTCAGGAGAAAGGTTTCTGAAGCATGAGTATTGATAACCATATTCTGCGTGACAATTTCATTTTTGACATccttttcaaaaatgttaatCTGTGCAGGTGAAATAACAGCGTACCCTGATTTGTTCAACTATCTTGCGGATTTGAGGTTCAAATCCCATGTCCAGCATGCGGTCAGCTTCATCCAGCACCAGATAGGTGCAACGCCGCAAATTAGTCTTACCACACTCCAGGAAGTCAATGAGACGACCTGGGGTAGCGATGCAAATCTCAACaccttaaaaaaagaagaagaacaaaaccAACCCGTAAAGAATAATTCCATTTAGCTGTTTTACAAACATAATCgataacatactgtatgtgcaatACTAAAGAAATTCCAAATTAATATAGTAAGATGAtacttaaatataaaacagagcATACCCCTCTCTAGGTCCCTGATCTGGGGTCCTTTGGGTGCACCACCGTAGATGCAGGTGCTCTTGAGACGGGAGGCCCGGCCATATTCAGCAGCCACTTGTTGCACCTGCTGAGCCAGCTCACGGGTTGGTGCCAGCACTAAGCACTGAATGAAGAGAcataacatgttttgttttcaaataaataacatcaatatatatatatatcaaaacaCATGGATATTATACTATGCATTTGTTGCAGCATGTGACGTGTGTCTATCAACTTAGGTAGAACAATCAACATTCTTCCAGGCCAGAAGCACAAATAGCCATTTGAACAGGACAAGCAAGTACTGCTTGCTTAACCTGCACTATTGTACACCGTCCACTGATCATAGGTAATTTAACAGCTCTTTCACAGAAGGTAGCAAAACCTGCCTGCTGCTCATAATATCACGATACAGATAAGAAAACTTTGTCCACCAAGGGAAAATTCTTCTTGCAACCATTGAAACAAAGAATCTAGACAAACAGTAGCACTGGCTTCTGATTTAGTATTTGcataatatcacattttaagcaTAAGGTGCACATTAAACTATATACAGAGCAATATTTTTAGTAGTGTGTTAATAATAGTAGCTTGGCCTTCAGTTCTAAAAAATTTTAacagctttaaaatgttttgaccactgaaaaatagtaaaatatgtgaataatgaaagaatcaatatcaatatctgTCCATATCATCCTGTGCTAATAGAGACAAGATCACAAACTACAACAGAATGTAATGACGTGTACTTACAATAGGTCCATCTCCATGCTCCAAGAATGGCTGATGCTGGATGTGCACAATTGCAGGCAGAAGGTACTATAAAGAATGTTAAAAGACTGAGTTGTAGATGCAACTTGATTTTATAAGGCAAAAGATTGTATCAGTGTTTTCAAAAACCAAGCAATTCTTGCCGAGAAGTCCTTTCCTCATGATCAGCAGGGTTGATTTCAAAGGCGAAGGTCtcttatatcatatatatattaatattatatttacttGATTCTGTTCAGACCTCGCTTGACTACCAAGATAAAATTAATATAGCCAATTCCACAGCACGCTGCCAGGGTGAATATGACTCCCACATTAACGGCACCTGATTTCTTGGTCTCATTTAGGAGGTTAAATCAAAACCTGAAACAGTATACCTGATAAGGGACTGCTTTCTCAGAGCAAAGTTTGCATATAGAAAAGTGGCATTATGTCTCAAGAACATTGGGATTCAAACAAGAGATGAAACTAATTGATCTTGTTTGTGCTGAGTAGAAACGGTTtgaaaaatcataaaaaaaattaaaaaaacttcaCTTACTGCAAGGGTTTTTCCAGATCCAGTCTGAGCAATGCCAACCATATCTTTGCCACCAAGGGCAACTGGCCACCCCTGAGACTGAATAGATGTTGGTTCAGTCCAGTTTTGTTTGGCGATAACATCCATGACATAGCCTGAAAAATAAGATAGATGTCTAGTTAGTGAAAGTCAACATTACTGACAATCACAGAATTTACTGAAATGTTTCAGGGTCTATGACATCAcgcttattttttttctgtccccaTGGTttagttaaaattaaaattacatttaaaaaataaacttacaCACAAATTACTTGAATACATTCTTTTCTTGAGGATGTAGTCTAAAATTTCTGAATTTAATCAATTATGAGAGAATATTTGGGTGTAACCATAACAACTTAAAAACAGTGACATTCTCAATAAAACACCCTATCAAGTAGATTGGCATAATCTTACGTATTTTTTGaataatatcaaataaaataaatggaacAAAACTGTTATCATTATTTGGGAATCAAGTGAGTCGAGTCAAGTCAACTACCTAAAGTGTCAATGTGGTGTTACCACCACTCAAAGAGCCATTTTGCAAATTTATGCAAGGAAAtcagagagaaagtgatgaTACTAACTGCTGCATGCAAGTGTGCCTTTATGGACCTTGCTTTGTGCCCTGAGTCAGAGTCATGCTGGAACAGAAAAGGGTCTTGCCCAAACTGTTCCCACAAAGTTGGAAGCATAAAATTGTCCGAAAAGCTGAAGCATTAAGATTTCCCTTCAAGGCCAACCCCTGAAAAACAACCCCATGGAGTGCTCCAGAGTCCAGTGGCAATGGGCTTTACACCACTCCATCCAATGCTTGGCATTTTGCTTGGTGATGTAAGGCTTGCATGCAGCTGGTCGGCCATGGAAACCCATCCCATAAAGCGCCAGGCACTTTGTTTGTGCTGATGTTAATGCCAGAGGAGGTTTGGAACTGCAGTTATTGAGCCAGCAGAGCGTTAGCAGCTTTTATGCACAATGAGCTTCAGCGCACATCGACACATAAATGTAAACCATAAAGTGTTTTCACCATTCTAAATCGCAAAAACGCATatgatttaaatttttatataatcctattaaaaatgaattttcatGTGATATTATCTATTATCTATATATTCTTTCACCACTTGACATCTTTAGGCACTTTCAGTCTTATCTTTTGTGAAAAATCttacaaatgttattttaaatagcATGAAaccaacataaatacaaagtttacattttaacaaaaccGATGCATGCTTTTAAGTCAAGTTTTTATAACATTCTTGAATTTCTCATGATGGCAACACAGACCCTTTATATATTTCAGTAAAAAGTCTTTTTGGAGCATGGGTTTCTACTCACTTGGAAATGCAGCTTCGTGGAATTTCATGATTGGTTTGGGGCACTCTCTGCCTTTGACCGTAACTTCTTTACTTCTTCGGTACTGCTCAACCTCTTGCTGgagttggaaaaaaaatacaagaagagATGTCAACATACACATTGaataagaaaagta
This is a stretch of genomic DNA from Paralichthys olivaceus isolate ysfri-2021 chromosome 8, ASM2471397v2, whole genome shotgun sequence. It encodes these proteins:
- the LOC109627397 gene encoding probable ATP-dependent RNA helicase DDX5; translated protein: MPGFSDRDRGRDRGYGGGPPRFGGGGGGNRGGPPPGKFGNPGERLRKKHWNLDELPKFQKNFYQEHPDVTRRPLQEVEQYRRSKEVTVKGRECPKPIMKFHEAAFPSYVMDVIAKQNWTEPTSIQSQGWPVALGGKDMVGIAQTGSGKTLAYLLPAIVHIQHQPFLEHGDGPICLVLAPTRELAQQVQQVAAEYGRASRLKSTCIYGGAPKGPQIRDLERGVEICIATPGRLIDFLECGKTNLRRCTYLVLDEADRMLDMGFEPQIRKIVEQIRPDRQTLMWSATWPKEVRQLAEDFLKDYVQINIGALQLSANHNILQIVDVCNDMEKEDKLIRLLEEIMSEKENKTIIFVETKRRCDELTRRMRRDGWPAMGIHGDKSQQERDWVLNEFRYGKAPILIATDVASRGLDVEDVKFVINYDYPNSSEDYIHRIGRTARSQKTGTAYTFFTPNNMKQASDLISVLREANQAINPKLIQMAEDRGGRGRGGRGGYKDDRRDRYGGGRSNFGGGSYRDRDSDRGFGSGPKSTFGGSKAQNGGTYGGNSGNTSGSYGNSNYSNSNGQGNFGNPANQVGAFGNQSFQGPPQFGAMQRAAQNGMNHPPFPFNSQPPPPQAQQAPPPPPMMPYPMPPPFPQ